The following coding sequences lie in one Pseudoalteromonas sp. Scap06 genomic window:
- the rplT gene encoding 50S ribosomal protein L20, whose amino-acid sequence MARVKRGVVARARHKKVLKQAKGYYGARSRVYRVAFQAVTKAGQYAYRDRRAKKRTFRQLWIARINAASRQNGLSYSRFINGLKKTSVEIDRKILADIAVYDQVAFAALVAKAKEGLAAA is encoded by the coding sequence ATGGCAAGAGTTAAACGCGGCGTTGTCGCACGTGCACGTCACAAAAAAGTTTTAAAACAAGCGAAAGGTTACTACGGAGCACGTTCACGTGTTTACCGCGTAGCTTTCCAGGCTGTTACTAAAGCGGGTCAATACGCTTACCGTGACCGCCGTGCTAAGAAACGTACTTTCCGTCAATTATGGATTGCACGTATCAATGCTGCTTCACGTCAAAATGGTCTGTCTTACAGCCGTTTTATCAATGGTCTTAAAAAGACGTCTGTAGAAATCGATCGTAAGATCCTTGCAGATATCGCTGTTTACGACCAAGTTGCATTCGCAGCGCTTGTAGCAAAAGCAAAAGAAGGCCTAGCGGCAGCTTAA
- the thrS gene encoding threonine--tRNA ligase yields the protein MPVITLPDGSQRSFENPVSTLDVANDIGPGLAKATIAGRVNGERVDACDLISADSRLEIITAKDDDGLEIIRHSCAHLIGHAVKQLFPDAKMAIGPTIDNGFYYDIDMEHSLSQDDLDAIEKRMLQLAKTNYDVVKKTVSWQEARDTFAARGETYKIEILDENIAQDDRPGLYHHEEYVDMCRGPHVPNMKFCQNFKIMKVAGAYWRGDSENKMLQRIYGTAWGDKKQLKAYLKRLEEAEKRDHRRIGKALDLWHWQEEAPGMVFWHNDGWSIYRELEEFVREKLREYQYEEVKGPMMMDRSLWEKSGHWEKYSEAMFTTESEKREYAIKPMNCPGHVQIFNQGLKSYRDLPLRMAEFGCCHRNEPSGALHGLMRVRGFTQDDAHVFCTEEQIMDEVSACIKMVYDTYETFGFEKIVVKLSTRPEQRIGEDEMWDKAELALADALKANDIEFDYLPGEGAFYGPKIEFTLYDCLDRAWQCGTVQLDFALPGRLGATYVAENNERRTPVMIHRAILGSIERFIGILTEEYAGLFPTWLAPKQVVIMNITDKQAPYVQEIVQKLNKLGIRAAADLRNEKIGFKIREHTLKRIPYLLVVGDKEVEQQEVAVRTRTGEDLGKFNVDDFVAKISEEIKNRQ from the coding sequence ATGCCAGTTATTACTCTCCCTGACGGTAGTCAGCGTAGTTTTGAAAACCCTGTAAGCACGCTTGATGTTGCAAACGATATTGGCCCTGGTCTTGCTAAAGCAACCATCGCCGGCCGTGTTAATGGCGAACGTGTGGATGCATGTGATTTAATTTCAGCCGACTCTCGTCTTGAAATTATTACAGCAAAAGATGACGATGGTTTAGAAATTATTCGCCATTCTTGTGCCCACCTAATTGGTCATGCAGTTAAGCAACTTTTCCCAGACGCTAAAATGGCGATTGGTCCTACTATCGATAACGGTTTTTACTATGATATTGATATGGAACATTCGTTATCTCAAGATGATCTTGATGCGATTGAAAAGCGTATGTTACAGCTTGCAAAAACAAACTACGATGTAGTGAAAAAAACCGTTAGCTGGCAAGAAGCACGCGATACGTTTGCGGCGCGTGGCGAAACATACAAAATAGAAATTCTTGACGAAAATATTGCTCAAGATGATCGCCCAGGTTTATACCACCACGAAGAATATGTAGATATGTGTCGTGGACCACACGTTCCTAACATGAAATTCTGTCAAAACTTCAAAATTATGAAGGTAGCAGGTGCATACTGGCGTGGTGATTCTGAAAATAAAATGCTGCAGCGTATTTACGGCACAGCGTGGGGCGATAAAAAACAACTTAAAGCGTACTTAAAGCGTTTAGAAGAAGCTGAAAAACGTGATCACCGTCGTATTGGTAAAGCACTTGATTTATGGCACTGGCAAGAAGAAGCGCCAGGCATGGTATTTTGGCACAACGATGGTTGGAGCATTTACCGTGAATTAGAAGAATTTGTACGTGAAAAATTACGTGAGTACCAATACGAAGAAGTAAAAGGTCCAATGATGATGGATCGTTCGTTATGGGAAAAATCAGGTCACTGGGAAAAATATTCAGAAGCCATGTTTACCACGGAATCTGAAAAGCGTGAATACGCAATCAAGCCAATGAACTGTCCAGGTCACGTACAAATATTTAACCAAGGTTTAAAATCATACCGTGATTTACCACTGCGTATGGCTGAGTTTGGTTGTTGTCACCGTAACGAGCCATCAGGCGCACTTCACGGTTTAATGCGTGTGCGTGGCTTTACCCAAGATGATGCGCATGTATTCTGTACTGAAGAGCAAATCATGGATGAAGTATCGGCCTGTATTAAAATGGTTTACGATACGTATGAAACATTCGGCTTTGAAAAAATTGTAGTTAAACTTTCAACTCGTCCAGAGCAACGTATTGGCGAAGATGAAATGTGGGACAAAGCTGAGCTTGCACTTGCTGATGCACTTAAAGCAAATGACATTGAATTTGATTACCTACCAGGTGAAGGGGCGTTTTATGGCCCTAAAATTGAATTTACTTTGTACGATTGCTTAGACAGAGCGTGGCAGTGTGGTACAGTGCAACTAGACTTTGCATTACCTGGTCGTTTAGGCGCAACATATGTCGCTGAAAATAACGAACGTCGTACACCTGTTATGATACACCGTGCTATATTAGGGTCTATTGAACGCTTTATCGGTATTTTAACAGAAGAGTATGCTGGTTTATTCCCAACGTGGCTTGCGCCTAAGCAAGTGGTGATTATGAATATCACCGATAAACAAGCACCGTATGTTCAGGAAATTGTACAAAAATTAAATAAACTTGGAATTAGAGCCGCTGCTGACTTGAGAAATGAGAAGATTGGCTTTAAAATCCGTGAGCATACACTTAAGCGTATTCCTTACTTATTGGTTGTTGGCGACAAAGAAGTTGAGCAACAAGAAGTAGCAGTACGAACTCGCACAGGTGAAGACCTAGGCAAATTTAATGTCGATGATTTTGTAGCTAAAATCAGTGAAGAAATCAAAAATCGACAGTAA
- a CDS encoding DUF3010 family protein translates to MRTCGVEITGSDVLLCILSKDNDVFDIRDVRQTRFTLGNGNDTEIMRKFQFDFAKLMQDYQIDSVAIRERQPKGKFAGSAKGFKMETAIQLIDNLDVRVFSTTEIKEQVKRNPIPIAFEDTGLKKYQENAFVNAYVYIMKKTYRSDEM, encoded by the coding sequence ATGAGAACATGTGGTGTAGAAATTACCGGTAGCGATGTACTACTTTGTATTTTAAGTAAAGATAACGACGTTTTTGATATTCGTGACGTGCGCCAAACACGCTTTACATTAGGTAACGGTAACGACACTGAAATAATGCGTAAATTTCAATTTGATTTTGCAAAGCTGATGCAAGATTACCAAATTGATTCTGTTGCCATTCGCGAACGCCAGCCTAAAGGTAAATTTGCAGGTAGCGCTAAAGGGTTCAAAATGGAAACGGCGATTCAATTAATCGACAACCTCGATGTTCGCGTGTTTTCAACTACTGAAATAAAAGAGCAAGTAAAACGCAACCCTATCCCTATCGCGTTCGAAGACACTGGCCTTAAAAAATATCAAGAAAATGCATTCGTTAATGCTTACGTTTATATCATGAAAAAAACCTACCGCAGCGACGAAATGTAA
- the infC gene encoding translation initiation factor IF-3 → MEERTIRGGKKGQQTAQKNRINEEITAQEVRLIDIDGEQAGIQSLKDAQAMADAAGVDLVEISPNAEPPVCKVMDYGKFIFEKSKELKEQKKKQKQIQIKEIKFRPGTDEGDYQVKLRNLRKFLEAGDKAKITIRFRGREMAHQEIGIELLNRIKTDLEELAVVESFPNRVEGRQMVMMMAPVAKK, encoded by the coding sequence TTGGAGGAACGTACTATTAGAGGCGGCAAGAAAGGGCAACAAACAGCTCAAAAAAATCGTATTAACGAAGAAATTACAGCGCAAGAAGTTCGTTTAATCGACATCGACGGCGAACAAGCTGGAATTCAGTCATTAAAAGACGCGCAAGCTATGGCTGATGCAGCGGGTGTTGATCTTGTAGAGATCAGTCCAAATGCTGAGCCGCCTGTTTGTAAGGTTATGGATTACGGTAAGTTCATCTTTGAAAAAAGCAAAGAACTAAAAGAGCAGAAGAAGAAGCAAAAGCAGATCCAGATTAAAGAAATCAAATTCCGTCCAGGTACGGATGAAGGTGATTATCAGGTTAAGCTACGCAACTTACGTAAGTTCTTAGAAGCTGGCGATAAAGCTAAGATAACTATCCGCTTCCGTGGTCGTGAAATGGCTCACCAAGAAATTGGTATCGAATTATTAAACCGTATTAAAACCGATTTAGAAGAATTAGCAGTTGTTGAATCTTTCCCAAATCGTGTTGAAGGCCGTCAAATGGTTATGATGATGGCGCCGGTTGCTAAAAAGTAA
- a CDS encoding AMP-binding protein gives MKATQTVHKEVEQINTIPLSNSYFKGIQSTPLIEQTIGEYLDSIVDNNPEALAVVVAHQNIRLNYKEFQQQIDQLAMGLLALGVKVGDRVGIWSPNNIQWCLTQFATAKIGAIMVCINPAYRPSELQYALNSVECSTLITATSFKGSHYVNMLQSLAPELNSCQKGKLKAAKLPSLKNVICISDEPVNGMFSFNEVLAMPTDAHQLELQAVAKTLNCNQDINIQFTSGTTGNPKGATLTHKNILNNALLVAQAMHFTEHDKLCIPVPLYHCFGMVLGSLLCVSKGAAAIYPSDSFDPKTTLEVVQQEKCTALHGVPTMFISELELNNFSDYDLSTLRTGVMAGSTCPEQVMRKVQTLMNMNQVVIAYGQTECSPINNITETDSSIERQVTTVGRALAHTEVKIIDELGEVQKIGQPGEVCSRGAGIMRCYWNDEEKTKATIDNKGWLHSGDLGVMDSEGFVSIVGRIKDMIIRGGENIYPREIEEVLYTYPGIQDAAIFGITDEKFGEEVCAWIQPKEGEVLDEQAIRLFLKDKLAYFKQPKYIRFVEHYPMTVTGKLQKFKMREQMQEELAESAFS, from the coding sequence ATGAAAGCGACACAAACAGTGCATAAAGAAGTAGAACAAATAAACACTATACCGCTATCAAATAGTTATTTTAAGGGGATTCAAAGCACACCGCTAATAGAGCAAACAATTGGAGAGTACCTCGACTCAATTGTCGACAATAACCCAGAGGCATTGGCAGTTGTTGTTGCTCACCAAAATATTCGCTTAAACTATAAGGAATTTCAGCAACAGATTGATCAACTTGCTATGGGGTTGTTGGCATTAGGGGTAAAAGTCGGTGACAGAGTCGGTATTTGGTCACCCAATAACATACAGTGGTGCTTAACACAATTTGCAACAGCTAAAATCGGCGCAATCATGGTGTGTATTAACCCAGCTTACCGCCCCAGTGAACTGCAATATGCACTTAATAGTGTTGAATGTTCCACGCTTATTACTGCTACTTCATTTAAGGGCAGTCACTACGTTAATATGCTACAAAGTTTAGCCCCAGAGCTAAATAGTTGCCAAAAAGGGAAATTAAAAGCCGCTAAGCTCCCTTCATTAAAAAATGTAATTTGTATAAGTGATGAGCCAGTAAATGGTATGTTTTCGTTTAATGAAGTACTCGCCATGCCGACAGACGCTCACCAGTTAGAACTTCAAGCAGTGGCAAAAACTCTAAATTGTAATCAAGACATTAATATTCAATTTACTTCAGGTACCACAGGGAATCCTAAAGGGGCTACACTAACGCATAAAAACATTCTTAATAATGCACTGCTTGTTGCCCAAGCAATGCATTTTACTGAACATGATAAGCTGTGTATCCCTGTACCGCTTTATCATTGCTTTGGCATGGTTTTAGGCAGCTTATTGTGCGTAAGTAAAGGCGCTGCAGCTATTTATCCAAGTGATTCTTTCGATCCAAAAACCACATTAGAGGTGGTACAACAAGAAAAATGCACCGCGCTTCATGGCGTGCCTACCATGTTTATAAGCGAATTAGAGCTTAATAACTTCAGTGATTATGACTTAAGTACATTACGAACCGGCGTTATGGCAGGCTCAACCTGTCCTGAACAAGTTATGCGTAAAGTACAAACACTAATGAATATGAACCAAGTCGTTATAGCCTATGGACAAACAGAGTGTAGCCCAATCAACAATATCACTGAAACCGACTCATCAATTGAGCGTCAAGTCACCACAGTAGGACGAGCGCTTGCGCACACTGAAGTAAAAATTATTGATGAACTGGGTGAAGTTCAAAAAATAGGCCAACCCGGTGAAGTCTGTAGCCGTGGTGCCGGCATTATGCGCTGCTATTGGAATGATGAAGAGAAAACCAAAGCCACTATCGATAATAAAGGTTGGTTACATTCAGGCGATTTAGGAGTAATGGACAGTGAAGGCTTTGTCAGTATTGTTGGCAGAATTAAAGACATGATTATTCGCGGCGGAGAAAATATATATCCCCGTGAGATTGAGGAAGTTTTATACACCTACCCAGGGATACAAGATGCGGCAATTTTTGGTATTACCGATGAAAAGTTTGGCGAAGAAGTCTGTGCCTGGATCCAGCCTAAAGAAGGTGAAGTGCTTGATGAGCAAGCAATTCGATTATTTTTAAAGGACAAACTCGCCTACTTTAAACAGCCTAAATACATTCGTTTTGTAGAACATTACCCGATGACAGTAACCGGCAAATTGCAAAAATTTAAAATGCGCGAACAAATGCAAGAAGAGCTCGCCGAATCTGCATTTTCGTAA
- a CDS encoding acyltransferase — translation MEIRKLNSLRALAALIVFVTHFSDITHWLNGSLGGGSGAYGVMLFFLLSGFLMSFLYLDTKFSRLNIRRYVLARAGRVLPLYLVIVFSSYLLTQNNYDILYNITDLNSLIGHLLFMHGESVLWTIPPEIQFYIILLVFWFLAGDRKGYIYLLIVTFMMFWYLADFPRVFGEIKSVHYNIFSTLRTLPYFFIGVIFGLHYKLFKVPSYMKSNWFILALCLIPLLYPEFSPINEGDKKRMWLSYEVLFVMSTVFFCVVFLIPDNNIFLANKVGDFLGKVSYSFYLLHMPIIGMVNKFNLNIELKLLLSLSLSVFFAHLSYVFFERPIANKIRSASNKKKLNI, via the coding sequence ATGGAAATTAGAAAATTAAATTCTCTAAGAGCTTTAGCTGCCCTTATTGTATTTGTTACTCACTTTTCAGATATTACTCATTGGTTAAATGGTTCCCTAGGCGGCGGTTCAGGAGCCTATGGCGTAATGTTATTTTTCCTTCTTAGTGGTTTTTTAATGTCATTTCTCTATTTAGATACCAAATTTAGCAGACTGAACATTAGACGATACGTACTAGCTAGAGCCGGACGAGTTTTACCTCTGTACCTTGTAATTGTTTTTAGCTCTTACTTATTAACTCAAAATAATTATGACATTTTATACAACATAACTGATCTTAATTCGCTAATAGGTCACCTTTTGTTCATGCATGGTGAAAGCGTACTTTGGACAATTCCACCAGAAATACAATTTTATATAATCTTACTCGTTTTTTGGTTTTTAGCAGGCGATAGAAAAGGGTATATATATTTACTAATTGTGACTTTTATGATGTTTTGGTACTTGGCTGACTTCCCAAGAGTATTTGGTGAAATTAAAAGTGTCCATTACAACATATTTAGTACTTTAAGAACGTTACCGTACTTTTTTATTGGCGTTATATTTGGTTTGCATTACAAATTATTTAAAGTGCCGAGTTATATGAAGAGCAACTGGTTTATATTAGCTTTGTGTTTAATACCTTTATTGTATCCTGAGTTTTCACCTATTAACGAGGGTGACAAGAAAAGAATGTGGCTTAGTTATGAAGTTCTATTTGTTATGAGTACAGTATTCTTTTGTGTTGTTTTTTTAATCCCAGACAACAATATTTTTTTAGCAAATAAGGTTGGTGACTTTTTAGGTAAAGTGTCTTACTCATTTTATTTATTGCATATGCCTATTATTGGAATGGTGAATAAGTTTAATTTAAATATTGAACTTAAACTGTTGCTATCACTAAGCCTGAGTGTTTTTTTTGCGCATCTATCGTACGTATTCTTTGAAAGGCCTATTGCAAATAAAATTAGAAGCGCCTCAAATAAAAAGAAGCTCAACATTTAA
- the rpmI gene encoding 50S ribosomal protein L35 produces MAYKLKSHRGAAKRFKKTASGGFKRKQAHLRHILTKKTSKRKLHLRPKMMVHKNDHGLVSRMLPFA; encoded by the coding sequence ATGGCTTACAAGCTAAAAAGTCACAGAGGCGCAGCTAAGCGTTTCAAAAAGACTGCTTCTGGCGGTTTCAAGCGTAAACAAGCGCATCTTCGTCACATTCTGACTAAGAAAACTTCTAAGCGTAAGTTACACCTACGTCCTAAGATGATGGTTCATAAAAATGACCATGGTCTAGTTTCACGTATGTTACCATTCGCTTAA